In the genome of Dehalococcoidia bacterium, the window AAAGACCCGATGGGGCCGCCTGGTGGCGCCGCCGCTCTTCGTCGAGACGGGCCGCAAGGTGATGAGCGTGGGCCTGCCCGGTGTCCACGCCCTCTGGGCCATTGACGAGCTGGAGTTCTTCCTGCCGGTCTATGAGGGAGACCAGATTGTCACCACGACCAGGGTCCTGGCTGTCAAAGAGCGCCAGGGCCAATTCTCCGGCACGTTCATCGAGCAGCAGATGGAGCACATGTACCGCAACCAGCGGAACGAGGTCATGTGCCGGCGCGTCCAGACGGTCTTCCGCACGCCCACGCGCGGCGGGCGGGCCAAGGGCAAGTACTCCGGCATCGAGAAGACCAAGTATACCCCTGAGATGCTTGAGCGCATCTTTGACGAGATGTTCAAGCACGAGCGGCGCGGGGCCACTCCGCGCTATTGGGAGGACGTGCAGGTCGGCGAGCAGCTTTCGCCGCTTGTGAAGGGGCCGCTCTCCGAGCAGGATATGATCGCCGCGTATGTCGGCATCGGCGCCACGGCGGGCATGGTGGGCGGCATGGAGCTATACCACAAGTTCCGGATGCGCCACAAGTCCTGGTCGTACACGAACCCGGAGACGGGGCTGATCGAGGCCCCGGCGCGCGTTCACTCGCAGGACTGGATGGCCAAAGACATCGGCGCGCCCGGCGCGTACGACAACGGCTCCCAGCGCATCACGTGGCTGAGCCAGCTCGCGACCGACTGGATAGGCGACGACGGGTTCCTGAAGCACCATCGCGTCGAGCTGCGCCGGTTCAACGCCATCGGAGACACCACGTGGTGCCGCGGCAAGGTTGTGGGGAAGTCGGTCAGGGACGGCGAGCATCGGGTGGAGCTGGAGATGCATGCGGTGAACCAGCGGGACGAGATCACGGCGCCGTGCCGCGCCACGGTCGTCCTGCCCAGCCGGCAGTCGGGGCCGGTGAAGCTGCCCACAAAGCCGCTGTAAGAGTGGTAGGCCGGAGGAGTCCAGAGGGGGCGAAGCCCCTTCTGGTGGGGGGCTGGGGGTATCCCCCAACTTCAATTTCTCCTCCCCCTCTCCAAATCTGGAGAGGGGCACCAAGGGGGTGAGGTCCCCCTCCCATGACTTATGGCATAATCCAGCGGGCGGCGCATCTGCCGCGGGTGTTACAGCGACCATTGCAGGAGGCACACAACATGAGCGAGAAGGGCCAGCGGCTGGAGGGCGAGGCGGAAATCCCGGGGGCGACCAGGATCATCTTCGGGCCGGACAAGGCGTTCACCGCCATCAACGCCGAGCTTGACGAGATAGGCGCCTCGCGCGCGTTCATCGTCACCGGCAACACGCTCGCCAACAAGACGGACCTCATCCCCCGGCTTGTGAAGGCCCTGGGCAAACGCAGCGTGGGGGTCTTCGACGGCATGCGCATGCACACCCCGCGCGACGCCGTGCTCGCCTCGGCGCGCATGGCCCGGAAGGCGAACGCGGACATCCTGATAGGCGTCGGCGGGGGCAGCCCCATCGTCGGTACGAAGGGCACGGCGCTCGTCCTGGCCGAGGGCGAGGACATGGACGCCCTCTGCACCCGCTACGACCACATAGCCAACACCTACGTCGTGCCGAAGTTCACCCATCGCAAGCTCCCCATTATCGTCATCCCCACGACGCTGAGCGCGGGCGAGTTCAACTCCTCCATGGGCATCACGAACCCCGCCACGGGCGGCAAGGATATCTACGTAGACCCGGGAGTCGTGCCGCACACCATCATTTTTGACCCTGTCATGACCTCGGCGACGCCGCCGTGGCTCTGGGGATCCACGGGCGTCAAGGGACTCCAGAACGCCGTCGAGCGGTACATGAGCCGCAACCGCAGCCCGTTCTCCGAGGGCCTGGGCCTGGAGGCCATCAGGATCGTCTTCCGGTACCTGAAACACTCGGTGGACGACCCGTCCGACATGTTCGCCCGCGGGAACCTGCAATTCCTGAACTGGATGACGGCGTTCGGAGGGGGCAAGGGCGGCTTCGGACTGGGGCACGGCATCTGCCACCAGTTGGGCGGCCTGTGCCACGTACCCCACGGCGTGAGCGGGTGCATCGTCCTGCCGCACATGATGGAATATAATCGGCCCGTGACACTCGAGAGGCAGAGGCACATCGCGGAGGCCATGGGCATCATCGGCGTGTCCGACGAGGAGGCCTCCGTGCAGGCGACGGCGAAGGTCCGGGGGCTGGTCAAGACGCTGGGCCTGCCGGGCCGCCTGCGGGACGCGGACGTTAGGGAGGCAGACTTGCCGAAGGTGGCGGAGCTGACGCTCAGGGACCGCTCTCTGAACGGGGCGCCGCGCCCGCCGAAAGACGCGGCTGAGATACTGGGCCTGCTCCAGAAGATGTACTAGACAAGGATGAAGAGATGACGACGGGACCTTCCGCACGAGCGACAGGGCAATTCACGGTCGTTGAGTATGGCGACGGCATCTCCGCCGCCCACGCGGGCAAAATGCTCGCGGACTTCGGCGCCACGGTCATCAAGGTGGAGCCGCCAGAGGGCGACGCGCTGCGTCGGATGGGGCCTTTCCCGGGCGACATGCCTGACCCCGAGAAGGCGGGCCATTTCCTGTACCTGAACACGAACAAGTACGGCGTCACCCTCAACCCCGCGCTCCCGACGGGCAGGGCCATCCTGCTGAAGCTGCTGGAAAGAGCGGACGCCTTCATCACGAACGCGGCGCCGTCGCGCCTCATCGCCGCGGGCCTCACCCACGTCGACTTGAAAACGTCGCATCCCCGGCTCGTGGTGACCACCATCACGCCGTGGGGCATGGACGGCCCCTACAAGGACCGCAAGGCGACTGACCTGACGATGAACGCCGCCGGAGGTTTCTCCTGGGGCATTGGCATGCCCGACGGCCAGCCGCTGCAGATGCCATACGACCAGAGCGAGTACCAGGGCGGGCTGAGCGCCGCGGGCGCGACTCTGGCCGCCCTGTTTGCGCGCTACAGGACGGGCAGGGGCCAGCACGTGGACATCGCCATCGCCGAGGTGCTCGCGTGCTTCTATGAGGACATGTACATGCCTGCCTTCGTCTTCCAGGGCGTCATGGGTCGGCGGCAGGGGTTTCGGAACACCATCGGGCGGTATCCGCAGACGCTGATGCAGTGCAAGGACGGCTACGTGAGCCTGAGCGCTCCACAGAAGGACCAGTGGGTGCGCTTCGTGCAGGTGATAGGCACGCCGGAGTGGTCGAAGAACCCGCGCTATCGGGACCGCCGCGCCATGGCGGAGCAGTACCCGGACGAGATAGACGCGCTGCTGCGACCATGGTTCATGGCGCGCACCAAGAAGGAGATATTCGCGCTGTGCGAAGAGGCCCATGTGCCCTTTGCTCCGGTGCACACCGTCGCGGAGGTCGCGGAGGACTCGCACTCACGGGCGCGTTCCCTCTTCACCGACGTGGCCCACCCGCGGGCGGGCGTCGTCCGCCAGATTGGCGCTCCCTTCAAGCTGACCGGGTCGCCGTGGCGCGTGGACAGGCCCGCGCCCACCTTGGGCCAGCATAACGTCGCCGTTTACTGCGAGCGGCTGGGGTACACGCCCAGCGACCTTGTGGACATGCGTCGGGCGGGAGTTATCTAGAGTGGCCCGTTCTAACGTTGGCGTTCCAGTTTGTGTCACCCTGAGCGAAGCGAGGGGTCTCTCCCGCAGAAGGTTTCCGGGGAGATTCCGAGTCCTTCCCCGGAAGGACTCGGAATGACACAAGCCCCCGCGCTCGAAGCGGGTGCAGGGCCGCCCTGCGGCCCGCCGGGGTCTGGGGCGTCCCCAGAAACGTTTTCTTCCCCTCTCCAGATGAAAAATACACGACCGCCCGCGACAACCGCGGGCCTGGTCATAGGGGGTCAGTCGTGACTGAAACACTGCCGCTTCAAGGGGTACGGGTCCTGGACTTCGGCACCGCGTGGGCAGGCCCGGCGATAGGCGAAATCCTGAGCGACCTCGGCGCGGAGGTCATCAAGATCGAGTCGCGCACCAAGCTCGACGGGATGCGCGTCGGGCGCCCCATGGTCGGCGATGTCATGAGCGGCGACGCGGGCAACGAGCCGGAGCTGCAACCCATCTTTCACTCGCTCAATCGCGGCAAGAAGAGTCTGACCATTGATTTCAAGACGCCGGAAGGGCACGAGCTGCTTCGGAAGCTCATCGCCGTCTCCGACGTGACCACCGACAACTTCTCGCCGGGCGTGCTGGACAGGGCCGGGATTGGCTACAAGGACCTGGTCAAGATCAAGCCGGACATCATCGTGCAGTCCATGTCTGGCGCCGGAGCGACGGGGCCGCTCAGCAACATCGTCGCGTACGCCCCGACCACAACCGCGCTGTCGGGCACGACATCGCTCGTCGGCACGGAGGACGGTCGGAACGTCATGCCCCAGCGCGGCTATGGGGACGCCAATTCGGCCATCCACGCGGCCATCGCCATCCTGCTGGCGCTCCACCACCGGGAGCAGACCGGACAGGGCCAGTGGATTGACGTGGCGGAGGTGGAAACGGCGACGGCGCTGCTGGGCGAGCCGTTCGCCGACTACTTCATGAACGGGCGCGTGGCGACTCCCCGTGGGACATTCCACCCCGCAATGGCCCCGCACAACATATACCCCTGCGAGGGCGACGAC includes:
- a CDS encoding MaoC family dehydratase N-terminal domain-containing protein codes for the protein MTTQPVHVGDITPEGLAKLRALVGVELRGMQQFNDYAASDTIRHFAWGMGDGNPLWSDKEYAAKTRWGRLVAPPLFVETGRKVMSVGLPGVHALWAIDELEFFLPVYEGDQIVTTTRVLAVKERQGQFSGTFIEQQMEHMYRNQRNEVMCRRVQTVFRTPTRGGRAKGKYSGIEKTKYTPEMLERIFDEMFKHERRGATPRYWEDVQVGEQLSPLVKGPLSEQDMIAAYVGIGATAGMVGGMELYHKFRMRHKSWSYTNPETGLIEAPARVHSQDWMAKDIGAPGAYDNGSQRITWLSQLATDWIGDDGFLKHHRVELRRFNAIGDTTWCRGKVVGKSVRDGEHRVELEMHAVNQRDEITAPCRATVVLPSRQSGPVKLPTKPL
- a CDS encoding CoA transferase, with amino-acid sequence MTTGPSARATGQFTVVEYGDGISAAHAGKMLADFGATVIKVEPPEGDALRRMGPFPGDMPDPEKAGHFLYLNTNKYGVTLNPALPTGRAILLKLLERADAFITNAAPSRLIAAGLTHVDLKTSHPRLVVTTITPWGMDGPYKDRKATDLTMNAAGGFSWGIGMPDGQPLQMPYDQSEYQGGLSAAGATLAALFARYRTGRGQHVDIAIAEVLACFYEDMYMPAFVFQGVMGRRQGFRNTIGRYPQTLMQCKDGYVSLSAPQKDQWVRFVQVIGTPEWSKNPRYRDRRAMAEQYPDEIDALLRPWFMARTKKEIFALCEEAHVPFAPVHTVAEVAEDSHSRARSLFTDVAHPRAGVVRQIGAPFKLTGSPWRVDRPAPTLGQHNVAVYCERLGYTPSDLVDMRRAGVI
- a CDS encoding iron-containing alcohol dehydrogenase — its product is MSEKGQRLEGEAEIPGATRIIFGPDKAFTAINAELDEIGASRAFIVTGNTLANKTDLIPRLVKALGKRSVGVFDGMRMHTPRDAVLASARMARKANADILIGVGGGSPIVGTKGTALVLAEGEDMDALCTRYDHIANTYVVPKFTHRKLPIIVIPTTLSAGEFNSSMGITNPATGGKDIYVDPGVVPHTIIFDPVMTSATPPWLWGSTGVKGLQNAVERYMSRNRSPFSEGLGLEAIRIVFRYLKHSVDDPSDMFARGNLQFLNWMTAFGGGKGGFGLGHGICHQLGGLCHVPHGVSGCIVLPHMMEYNRPVTLERQRHIAEAMGIIGVSDEEASVQATAKVRGLVKTLGLPGRLRDADVREADLPKVAELTLRDRSLNGAPRPPKDAAEILGLLQKMY
- a CDS encoding CoA transferase, producing the protein MTETLPLQGVRVLDFGTAWAGPAIGEILSDLGAEVIKIESRTKLDGMRVGRPMVGDVMSGDAGNEPELQPIFHSLNRGKKSLTIDFKTPEGHELLRKLIAVSDVTTDNFSPGVLDRAGIGYKDLVKIKPDIIVQSMSGAGATGPLSNIVAYAPTTTALSGTTSLVGTEDGRNVMPQRGYGDANSAIHAAIAILLALHHREQTGQGQWIDVAEVETATALLGEPFADYFMNGRVATPRGTFHPAMAPHNIYPCEGDDAWVAIAVASEQEWRAFCTAIGRADIADRPAFADVVQRVRNRKELDGIVSAWTRQKTPRDAADAMQAAGVASEPVMNAHDHYFDPGFNYRKAWVEVEHPILGNITLPAVPWRLSDTPCKITGHAPTLGQHNAYVCHDLLGVPQERVDELAAKKVLQ